The DNA sequence CCGTGAGCCACACCTTCTCGATTCCCTCCTCGCGCCCGTACCCCAAGAGGGCGTACATGAGCCGCCGGCCGATACCGGCGCGCTGGTACGCCTGGAGGACGAAGATGGCGAGTTCGTACGCGTCGCCGTCGGGGACGAGCGTGGCGTGACCGGCCGCCGTCTCGCCGTCCCACGCGACGACGTTCAGACACTCCTCGTCGAGGATGTTCGAGAGCCACGTCCGGATACGGTCTTCCTTCCCAGGCGGGATTCCCTGGGCGCGGTCGGCCGGGTCGAACGCCCCGTACATCTCGACGAGCGCCTCCGTCTCCTCGTCCGTCCCCTCGTAGGGGCGGATATCGATCTCGCGGCCCTCCTTGTCCTCGAAGACGACCGGCGGGGCCTCGAACGCCTCGGCCGGTTCGTCTGGGTAGTCTCGTTCGCTCATTATCTGACCAGTGACACCGTCACGTGTGAGTTGAGGAGCACGAACTCCGCGATGCTGCCGATTCGAATCTTTCCCATCGGGCTGGTCTCGCCGCCACCGAGGACGATCTTGTCGAAGTGCCCGTCCTCGGAGAGGTCGACCAGCGCGCTCCCGGGGTCGCCCTCGAGGTGTCGCACCGTGGCGTCGACCCCGGCCTCGTCGAGCATCTCGCGGACGCGAGCTTCGAGCGCGTCGCGTGACAACTCAGCCGCGGGGT is a window from the Salinigranum halophilum genome containing:
- a CDS encoding universal stress protein, whose product is MKVLLGIGGSDDSLTALEQTIDRAREAGDDLTVGIIDNPAAELSRDALEARVREMLDEAGVDATVRHLEGDPGSALVDLSEDGHFDKIVLGGGETSPMGKIRIGSIAEFVLLNSHVTVSLVR
- a CDS encoding GNAT family N-acetyltransferase, translated to MSERDYPDEPAEAFEAPPVVFEDKEGREIDIRPYEGTDEETEALVEMYGAFDPADRAQGIPPGKEDRIRTWLSNILDEECLNVVAWDGETAAGHATLVPDGDAYELAIFVLQAYQRAGIGRRLMYALLGYGREEGIEKVWLTVERWNRPAVNLYHETGFETSDAESFELEMTIRLQ